A part of Streptomyces sp. DSM 40750 genomic DNA contains:
- a CDS encoding ricin-type beta-trefoil lectin domain protein, whose product MSLWTSLEPVSATVDPGGSATVRLRLRNTGDVVDEYRFEPVGDIAPWTTVEPQTLRLYPGTTGTVELTFAPPRTPDATAGPNPYAVRITPTEHPEATTVPEGNLTITPFTEVRAELVPPTVKGRFRGRPKLAIDNLGNTRLTAAVSGSDNGDQLSYDIHPSNVQIEPGRAAFVKATLKPRQILWFGSKEERPYALAVQRAGVAPQSVDGTYVQRSFLPGWLATCLGVFLALAITFLTLWLAYKPQVTSAATELQEAGTKVEPSASPSAMAPAPSISAAPLPSETPEAPKQEEQPEDSGSDSGSDSDSGSGSGSGSDKEPETETTSKRPAAKGFLIIGRGSNRCIDVKTGADGEGKDGTPLWIWDCLGGANQKWDFRGDGTVRSLGLCMDVAWGSRDDGAVIQLARCSGNPAQQFVLSTEGDLVNPQADKCVDVKDNGTGNGAKLQLWTCAGTPNQKWRVE is encoded by the coding sequence GTGAGCCTTTGGACTTCTCTGGAACCCGTGTCCGCCACGGTGGATCCCGGTGGCAGCGCGACCGTGCGACTGCGGTTGCGCAACACCGGTGACGTCGTCGACGAGTACCGCTTCGAGCCGGTCGGCGACATCGCGCCCTGGACCACCGTGGAGCCGCAGACCCTGCGGCTGTACCCGGGGACGACGGGGACCGTGGAGCTGACGTTCGCGCCGCCCCGCACTCCGGACGCGACGGCCGGTCCGAACCCGTACGCCGTACGGATCACACCGACCGAGCACCCCGAGGCGACGACCGTTCCCGAGGGGAACCTGACGATCACGCCCTTCACCGAGGTACGGGCGGAGCTGGTGCCGCCGACCGTGAAGGGGCGGTTCCGGGGGCGGCCGAAACTGGCCATCGACAACCTCGGCAACACCAGGCTCACCGCCGCGGTCAGCGGCAGCGACAACGGCGATCAGTTGTCGTACGACATCCATCCGAGCAATGTGCAGATCGAGCCCGGTCGTGCCGCGTTCGTGAAGGCCACGCTGAAGCCGCGGCAGATCCTCTGGTTCGGGTCCAAGGAGGAGAGACCGTACGCGCTCGCCGTCCAACGGGCGGGCGTCGCACCGCAGTCCGTGGACGGCACCTATGTGCAGCGGAGCTTCCTGCCGGGCTGGCTCGCCACCTGTCTCGGGGTGTTCCTGGCGCTGGCGATCACCTTCCTGACGCTGTGGCTCGCCTACAAACCCCAGGTCACCAGCGCCGCCACCGAGCTCCAGGAAGCCGGTACGAAGGTCGAGCCGAGCGCCAGCCCGTCCGCGATGGCCCCGGCGCCGAGCATCTCCGCGGCGCCGCTGCCCTCGGAGACGCCCGAAGCCCCCAAGCAGGAGGAGCAGCCCGAGGACTCCGGTTCCGACTCCGGCTCCGACTCCGATTCGGGGTCCGGTTCCGGGTCCGGGTCGGACAAGGAACCGGAGACGGAGACCACCTCGAAGAGGCCCGCCGCCAAGGGATTCCTGATCATCGGTCGGGGCTCGAACCGCTGTATCGACGTCAAGACCGGGGCGGACGGCGAGGGCAAGGACGGCACCCCGCTCTGGATCTGGGACTGCCTCGGCGGCGCCAACCAGAAGTGGGACTTCCGGGGCGACGGCACCGTGCGCTCCCTCGGCCTGTGCATGGACGTCGCCTGGGGCTCCCGGGACGACGGCGCAGTCATCCAGCTGGCCAGGTGCAGCGGCAACCCCGCCCAGCAGTTCGTGCTCAGCACCGAGGGCGACCTGGTCAATCCGCAGGCCGACAAGTGCGTCGACGTGAAGGACAACGGCACCGGCAACGGCGCCAAGCTCCAGCTGTGGACGTGCGCGGGCACGCCCAACCAGAAGTGGCGCGTGGAGTGA
- a CDS encoding ATP-binding protein, which produces MTTHASPNPRSAHASPTINVLLLRLARLRDRVAELVSERGAGDPTAGDPLRGLYLSEEAVRHLLGPSAGSYVPVFENSEGFADAEPVPDGPLERLAGRLGLTELDARILLIALAPDLDRSYEQLYGYLNDDVSRRRATVGLALDLCGLPVHLAEARARFRPSAPLSALGLLTVEDPERPFLSRALRVPDRLVAHLLGDDTLDAALVGHVRPLASPSSPASSLSAEDGGFTARLAARLAAAPVTVHLREHREGDGLMRAVAALGTAGVAALHFTPPVAEEELTALLPRLLREARLRGCALVVSPLPEKPGPLFRALTAADVSVLCVGAQPYDPQWCDRDPLVLDVPRPPAGAVDTWAAALGAGADGPGFDLAATVAPYRLGGDRIERAVRAAVDLAAFDGTEVTAAHLRLAARLQSASGLERHARRIRPDVGWDDLVLPDKPLAQLRELALRARHRDRVLGDWRLSAGGGRGRGVLGLFAGESGTGKTLSAEVVAAELGLDLYVVQLSSIVDKYVGETEKNLERIFTEADRTDAVLLFDEADAVFGKRSEVKDSHDKYANMESAYLLQRLESFDGIALLTTNLRANIDEAFTRRLDLVVDFPFPDTAQRLALWRHSLAAVPRADDIDPAAVARDFELAGGSIRSAVVTAAYAAAGRAGPVTTADLREGAEREYRKAGRLVPGEGNW; this is translated from the coding sequence GTGACCACGCACGCCTCCCCCAACCCCCGGTCGGCCCACGCCTCCCCCACCATCAATGTGCTCCTCCTCCGCCTCGCCCGGCTGCGCGATCGCGTCGCCGAGCTGGTGTCCGAGCGCGGTGCCGGTGACCCGACGGCGGGTGACCCCCTGCGCGGGCTGTATCTGTCCGAGGAGGCCGTACGGCATCTGCTGGGGCCCTCGGCGGGGTCGTACGTCCCCGTGTTCGAGAACAGCGAGGGCTTCGCGGACGCGGAGCCGGTCCCGGACGGCCCGCTGGAGCGGCTCGCGGGGCGGCTCGGGCTCACCGAGCTGGACGCGCGGATCCTGCTCATCGCCCTCGCGCCCGACCTGGACCGCTCCTACGAGCAGCTGTACGGGTATCTGAACGACGACGTGAGCCGGCGCCGGGCCACCGTCGGGCTGGCGCTGGATCTGTGCGGGTTGCCCGTGCATCTCGCGGAGGCGCGCGCCCGGTTCCGTCCCTCGGCGCCGCTGAGCGCGCTCGGGCTGCTGACCGTCGAGGATCCCGAACGCCCCTTCCTCAGCCGGGCGTTGCGGGTGCCGGACCGGCTGGTCGCGCATCTGCTCGGCGACGACACGCTGGACGCGGCGCTCGTCGGCCATGTCCGTCCGCTCGCGTCGCCGTCGTCCCCGGCCTCGTCCCTGTCGGCGGAGGACGGCGGGTTCACCGCCCGGCTGGCCGCCCGGCTGGCCGCCGCCCCGGTCACCGTCCATCTGCGGGAGCACCGGGAGGGCGACGGGCTGATGCGTGCCGTGGCCGCCCTGGGTACGGCGGGGGTGGCGGCCCTGCACTTCACGCCCCCGGTGGCCGAGGAGGAGCTCACCGCGCTCCTGCCCCGGCTGCTGCGCGAGGCCCGGCTGCGCGGCTGCGCGCTCGTGGTGTCGCCGTTGCCGGAGAAGCCGGGGCCGCTCTTCCGGGCGTTGACGGCTGCCGATGTGTCCGTGCTGTGCGTGGGGGCGCAGCCGTACGACCCGCAGTGGTGCGACCGTGATCCGCTGGTCCTCGACGTGCCCCGGCCGCCCGCGGGCGCGGTGGACACCTGGGCGGCCGCGCTCGGGGCCGGGGCGGACGGGCCGGGGTTCGACCTGGCGGCCACGGTCGCGCCCTACCGGCTGGGTGGTGACCGGATCGAGCGGGCGGTCCGGGCGGCCGTGGACCTCGCGGCGTTCGACGGCACCGAGGTGACCGCCGCCCATCTGCGGCTCGCGGCGCGGCTGCAGTCCGCGTCAGGGCTGGAGCGGCACGCCCGCCGGATCCGCCCCGACGTCGGCTGGGACGACCTCGTCCTGCCGGACAAGCCCCTCGCCCAGCTGCGGGAACTCGCCCTGCGCGCCCGTCATCGCGACCGGGTGCTCGGCGACTGGCGGCTGAGCGCCGGAGGCGGCCGGGGCCGCGGTGTCCTGGGGCTCTTCGCGGGCGAGTCGGGCACCGGCAAGACGCTGTCGGCGGAGGTCGTCGCCGCCGAACTGGGCCTCGACCTCTATGTCGTGCAGCTCTCCTCGATCGTCGACAAGTACGTCGGCGAGACCGAGAAGAACCTCGAACGGATCTTCACCGAGGCCGACCGCACCGACGCCGTGCTGCTCTTCGACGAAGCGGACGCCGTCTTCGGCAAGCGCTCGGAGGTGAAGGACTCCCACGACAAGTACGCCAACATGGAAAGCGCCTATCTGCTCCAGCGGCTGGAGTCGTTCGACGGCATCGCCCTGCTGACCACCAATCTGCGGGCCAACATCGACGAGGCGTTCACCCGGCGGCTCGACCTGGTGGTCGACTTCCCGTTCCCGGACACCGCCCAGCGGCTGGCGCTGTGGCGGCACAGCCTCGCCGCGGTGCCCCGCGCGGACGACATCGACCCGGCGGCGGTCGCCCGCGACTTCGAGCTGGCCGGCGGTTCGATCCGCAGCGCGGTCGTCACCGCCGCCTACGCCGCTGCCGGGCGCGCCGGGCCGGTCACCACTGCCGACCTGCGGGAGGGCGCGGAGCGCGAGTACCGCAAGGCCGGCCGACTGGTGCCGGGCGAGGGCAACTGGTAG
- a CDS encoding DUF4255 domain-containing protein codes for MIHEVDDVLKGLIGGGALAGSGIDVSFEAPTRDWAARRNAPTINTYLYDIREDVSRRQRGHMPVRDERDIVVRRRQPPRWFRLSYLVTAWTKQPQDEHRLLSAVLATLLPRELLPPDELPGALGALGLSVPVSVAGLHSESRSLAEIWSALGGELKPSVDLVVTAPFPAFPEYDAGPPVTEGATVRVRGMDGSLEGSQERAHRPRHLASAPNTGESNTGEPNTGERQR; via the coding sequence GTGATCCACGAGGTGGACGACGTCCTCAAGGGACTGATCGGCGGTGGTGCCCTGGCCGGCTCCGGCATCGACGTCTCCTTCGAGGCCCCGACCCGCGACTGGGCGGCCCGGCGCAACGCGCCCACCATCAACACGTATCTGTACGACATCCGTGAGGACGTCTCCCGCCGGCAGCGCGGCCACATGCCGGTCCGCGACGAGCGCGACATCGTCGTCCGGCGCCGTCAGCCGCCCCGTTGGTTCCGGCTGTCGTACCTGGTCACCGCCTGGACGAAACAGCCCCAGGACGAACACCGGCTGCTCTCCGCCGTGCTGGCCACCCTGCTGCCGCGCGAGCTGCTTCCCCCCGACGAACTCCCGGGCGCGCTCGGCGCGCTGGGCCTGTCGGTGCCGGTCTCGGTGGCGGGGCTGCACTCCGAGTCCCGGTCCCTGGCCGAGATCTGGTCCGCGCTGGGCGGCGAACTGAAGCCGTCCGTCGACCTCGTGGTCACCGCCCCCTTCCCGGCCTTCCCCGAGTACGACGCCGGTCCCCCGGTCACCGAGGGCGCGACCGTCCGCGTACGCGGCATGGACGGCTCCCTGGAGGGTTCGCAGGAGCGTGCCCACCGGCCACGGCACCTGGCGTCCGCGCCGAACACGGGAGAGTCGAACACAGGAGAGCCGAACACGGGAGAACGGCAGCGGTGA
- a CDS encoding helix-turn-helix transcriptional regulator, with protein MRSTFRTADTATATGTAESQESQRRIPVVVHTPDPLSRAGVLSQLRGHPVIDLVDDAEVRPGTVAVLVGETPDESLLSALRRLVRSEGARAVLVVSLIRETELLDVIECGVGAIVWRHEATAHRLSQAVLAASRGDGDLPADLLGRLINQVGTLQRSVAGRPGAPLSGLVPREIDVLRLVAEGMDTGEIASKLSYSERTVKNVMHGLTTRLHLRNRAHAVAYALREGYI; from the coding sequence TTGCGCAGCACATTCCGGACCGCGGACACAGCCACGGCCACCGGCACGGCGGAGTCGCAGGAGTCCCAGCGCCGCATCCCGGTCGTGGTCCACACCCCCGACCCGCTCTCCCGTGCCGGAGTGCTCAGCCAGCTGCGCGGGCACCCGGTCATCGACCTGGTGGACGACGCCGAGGTACGGCCGGGCACGGTGGCCGTGCTGGTCGGTGAGACTCCGGACGAGTCGCTGCTCTCCGCGCTGCGCCGCCTGGTGCGCAGCGAGGGCGCGCGGGCCGTCCTGGTGGTGAGCCTGATCCGCGAGACCGAGCTGCTCGATGTCATCGAGTGCGGGGTCGGGGCCATCGTGTGGCGCCACGAGGCCACCGCGCACCGCCTGTCGCAGGCCGTGCTCGCGGCCTCCCGCGGCGACGGCGACCTGCCCGCCGATCTGCTCGGCAGGCTGATCAACCAGGTGGGTACGTTGCAGCGTTCCGTGGCCGGCCGGCCCGGGGCGCCGCTGTCCGGCCTGGTGCCCCGTGAGATCGACGTCCTCCGGCTCGTCGCCGAGGGGATGGACACCGGTGAGATCGCGAGCAAGCTCTCCTACTCCGAACGCACCGTCAAGAACGTGATGCACGGGCTCACCACCCGGCTGCATCTGCGCAACCGGGCGCACGCGGTGGCCTATGCCCTCAGGGAAGGCTACATCTGA
- a CDS encoding helix-turn-helix transcriptional regulator: MCAPVPLLERGEPLGLLAEEAARARTGSGRLVLLRGATGTGRTALLEAAADHAAANGMRVLRARCSPEHTSVPYDAVFQLLAQGPEFDQAAGEAPDPPGTPPHRGRAARLWRLLRSYAAESPLLVAVDDVHFADDASRRWLVEAVRRIDRLPVLLVVTERSQYDIDPPADGLAHTLSPALVHTRTLAPLSPDSAAELVRSVHGAAPPEWVDACLRAGGGNPLLLRTLLDDLRNAESGAFPAALPDTCAALYPGTYSAAVSWWLDSAGPATTEVARALAALDDEDAPVPADAELLARTTGADPARVSGWLTAMTCLGLLSPGPEGRPRYAHPLLRDAVLGGWASTARRAAHRRAAEAMLHRGDHAEAVAGQLLRCGPVGEAWATGALLDAADLAVRADRSDDALAYLRRALDEPMPAARRTVVLTELGSLEYATVRSTAGIPRLAEAMRLPGPPRERVHAAVALGTALARRGEARAAVDVLRGLRDEHLTGHPDLIRTVQTASALLSDHDQGVRQEVYRWLRETAERSPHLVGTAGQALLVRYEATAGLTSAASAMHRIRALLAQPADPLGEVFLLGTAAAVAQWADQLDEAERLVRRGLTGQRTSLLHPMHLALLDVRIDIAAARGAHEEVLADAEVSRAAGGRPESANALAHAVIALVETDRAAEATRLADAFDVQRAHDSWELNRFLYARGLLRAATGDPAAALDDFLECGRRQSARDVSSPIVTPWRTAAAQCHLALGRPHEALALAEQELSLATVWNTPRVLGRALSVLGTATGGRRGLELGDRAVRVLRQGVDGEPDEAAADHTAEGGVPGGASAAAEGAAPDGTAAAEAGCPASGAGPGTGMGRRGPGGEPVTGAGDRMAGGGPVGAAGERVPGEEPATAMDDGWVQGPTPARVTALQGWKLGGGPVRAVGGRAVGGGSAPAIGGRAAAETPDPARIVAVAVGGEPVETELIPALVAHGRGLAAAGDRARARDAFREAAERAERLGALRLRAVAEAALREGGARRTATALTGPSALTAGERRIAELAAQSRTNTEIAQLLHLARRTVETHLTSTYRKLGIRRRSELGAALANTGEGAG; the protein is encoded by the coding sequence ATGTGCGCACCGGTACCGCTTCTCGAACGCGGTGAGCCCCTGGGGCTGCTGGCCGAAGAGGCCGCCCGCGCCCGGACCGGCTCCGGCCGCCTGGTGCTGCTCCGCGGGGCCACCGGCACCGGCCGCACCGCGCTCCTGGAGGCCGCCGCCGACCACGCGGCGGCGAACGGCATGCGCGTCCTGCGGGCCCGCTGCTCGCCCGAGCACACCTCCGTGCCGTACGACGCCGTATTCCAACTCCTCGCCCAGGGACCCGAGTTCGACCAGGCGGCGGGCGAGGCGCCGGACCCGCCGGGCACCCCGCCGCACCGGGGCAGGGCCGCGCGGCTGTGGCGTCTGCTGCGCTCGTACGCGGCCGAGTCCCCGCTGCTCGTCGCCGTGGACGACGTGCACTTCGCCGACGACGCCTCACGCCGCTGGCTCGTCGAGGCCGTCCGCCGGATCGACCGCCTGCCGGTGCTCCTGGTGGTCACCGAGCGCAGCCAGTACGACATCGACCCCCCGGCGGACGGCCTCGCGCACACCCTCTCGCCCGCCCTCGTCCACACCCGCACCCTGGCCCCGCTGAGCCCCGACTCCGCGGCGGAGCTGGTCCGTTCCGTCCACGGCGCCGCCCCGCCGGAATGGGTCGACGCCTGCTTACGGGCGGGCGGAGGCAACCCGCTGTTGCTGCGCACCCTGCTGGACGACCTCCGGAACGCCGAATCCGGTGCCTTCCCGGCTGCCCTTCCGGACACCTGCGCCGCGCTCTACCCCGGCACCTACTCCGCCGCGGTGTCCTGGTGGCTGGACAGCGCCGGCCCCGCGACCACCGAGGTCGCCCGCGCGCTCGCCGCGCTGGACGACGAGGACGCCCCCGTGCCGGCCGACGCCGAACTGCTCGCCCGTACGACCGGCGCCGACCCCGCCCGCGTATCCGGCTGGCTCACCGCGATGACCTGCCTCGGCCTGCTCAGCCCCGGCCCCGAAGGACGGCCCCGCTACGCCCACCCGCTGCTGCGGGACGCGGTGCTCGGCGGCTGGGCGAGCACCGCCCGGCGGGCCGCCCACCGCCGGGCCGCCGAGGCGATGCTGCACCGGGGCGACCACGCCGAGGCCGTCGCCGGACAACTGCTGCGCTGCGGCCCGGTCGGCGAGGCCTGGGCGACCGGCGCCCTGCTCGACGCCGCCGACCTCGCCGTCCGCGCCGACCGCAGCGACGACGCCCTCGCCTACCTCCGCCGCGCGCTCGACGAACCGATGCCGGCCGCCCGCCGCACCGTGGTCCTCACCGAACTGGGCTCGCTGGAGTACGCCACCGTACGGTCCACGGCCGGCATACCCCGGCTCGCCGAGGCGATGCGCCTGCCCGGCCCGCCCCGGGAACGCGTCCACGCGGCGGTGGCCCTGGGCACGGCCCTGGCCCGCCGCGGTGAGGCCCGCGCCGCCGTCGACGTCCTGCGCGGGCTGCGCGACGAACACCTGACGGGCCACCCGGACCTGATCCGCACGGTCCAGACCGCCTCCGCCCTGCTCTCCGACCACGACCAGGGCGTACGGCAGGAGGTCTACCGCTGGCTCCGCGAGACCGCCGAGCGCTCGCCCCACCTGGTCGGCACCGCCGGACAGGCCCTCCTCGTGCGCTACGAGGCGACCGCAGGCCTCACCTCGGCGGCCTCGGCGATGCACCGCATCCGCGCCCTCCTCGCCCAGCCCGCCGATCCCCTCGGCGAGGTCTTCCTGCTGGGCACCGCCGCCGCCGTCGCCCAGTGGGCCGACCAGCTCGACGAAGCCGAACGCCTCGTCCGGCGCGGCCTCACCGGCCAGCGCACCTCCCTGCTCCACCCCATGCATCTGGCCCTGCTCGACGTACGGATCGACATCGCGGCCGCCCGCGGCGCCCACGAGGAGGTCCTCGCCGACGCTGAGGTGTCGCGCGCGGCCGGCGGCCGCCCCGAGTCCGCCAACGCCCTGGCCCACGCGGTCATCGCACTCGTGGAAACCGACCGCGCGGCGGAAGCGACCCGGCTGGCCGACGCCTTCGACGTCCAACGCGCCCACGACTCCTGGGAGTTGAACCGCTTCCTCTATGCCCGGGGTCTCCTCCGCGCCGCCACCGGCGACCCGGCGGCCGCCCTCGACGACTTCCTGGAGTGCGGCCGCCGTCAGTCGGCCCGCGACGTGTCCAGTCCCATCGTCACCCCCTGGCGCACCGCCGCCGCCCAGTGCCACCTCGCCCTCGGCCGCCCCCACGAGGCCCTCGCCCTCGCCGAACAGGAACTCTCCCTCGCCACCGTCTGGAACACCCCCCGCGTCCTCGGCCGCGCCCTGAGCGTCCTGGGCACGGCGACGGGCGGCCGCCGGGGTCTGGAACTGGGGGACCGGGCGGTACGGGTCCTGCGCCAGGGTGTCGACGGGGAGCCGGATGAGGCCGCCGCCGACCACACGGCCGAGGGCGGGGTGCCGGGCGGGGCATCGGCGGCAGCGGAGGGTGCAGCGCCGGATGGGACGGCGGCGGCGGAAGCGGGCTGTCCGGCCTCGGGCGCGGGCCCTGGGACAGGAATGGGCCGGCGGGGGCCGGGCGGGGAGCCTGTGACGGGGGCGGGCGACCGGATGGCGGGCGGAGGGCCTGTGGGAGCCGCGGGTGAGCGGGTGCCGGGCGAAGAGCCCGCGACGGCCATGGACGACGGCTGGGTGCAGGGTCCAACACCTGCGAGGGTGACGGCCCTGCAGGGCTGGAAGTTGGGCGGAGGTCCCGTGAGGGCTGTCGGTGGCCGGGCGGTCGGCGGCGGTTCCGCGCCGGCGATCGGTGGCCGGGCGGCGGCGGAGACGCCGGACCCGGCCCGGATCGTGGCCGTGGCCGTGGGCGGGGAGCCGGTCGAGACGGAGTTGATTCCGGCGCTCGTCGCGCATGGGCGGGGGCTCGCCGCGGCAGGGGATCGGGCGCGGGCCCGTGACGCCTTCCGCGAGGCGGCCGAACGCGCCGAACGGCTGGGCGCGCTCCGCCTCCGCGCGGTCGCCGAGGCGGCCCTGCGCGAGGGCGGCGCCCGCCGCACGGCGACGGCTCTGACCGGCCCCTCCGCACTCACCGCCGGCGAGCGCCGCATCGCCGAACTCGCCGCGCAGAGCCGTACGAACACCGAGATAGCCCAACTCCTCCACCTCGCCCGCCGCACCGTGGAGACCCACCTGACCAGCACCTACCGCAAGCTCGGCATCCGCCGCAGATCAGAACTCGGCGCGGCCCTCGCGAACACCGGCGAAGGGGCCGGATGA
- a CDS encoding DoxX family protein encodes MSGSPRMNDWLATRQPLVLGLFRIVLGLLFASEGAATVFGVLDRKASPVGDWPFWYAGVIELACGILLLLGVATRGAAFISSGIMAFAYFTEHQKDGLFPLQNGGLAPVLFCWAFLLLVFTGPGALALAGLTTRESDTRPGAHRVGEQSP; translated from the coding sequence ATGAGTGGCAGCCCGCGTATGAACGACTGGCTCGCGACGAGACAACCCCTCGTCCTGGGCCTGTTCCGTATCGTCCTGGGCCTGCTTTTCGCCAGTGAGGGCGCCGCCACGGTCTTCGGGGTGCTGGACCGAAAGGCGAGCCCGGTGGGCGACTGGCCGTTCTGGTACGCCGGAGTGATCGAACTGGCCTGCGGCATTCTCCTGCTCCTCGGCGTCGCGACCCGAGGCGCGGCATTCATCAGCTCGGGCATCATGGCCTTCGCCTATTTCACGGAACACCAGAAGGATGGCCTCTTCCCCCTCCAGAACGGCGGCCTCGCCCCGGTCCTCTTCTGCTGGGCCTTCCTGCTCCTGGTGTTCACCGGCCCGGGCGCCCTGGCCCTGGCAGGCTTGACCACCCGCGAAAGCGACACACGGCCCGGCGCCCACCGCGTCGGCGAGCAGTCCCCCTGA
- a CDS encoding L-serine ammonia-lyase, which produces MAISVFDLFSIGIGPSSSHTVGPMRAARMFARRLRNEELLTGVASVRVELYGSLGATGHGHGTPKAVLLGLEGASPRTVDVESADGRVESIKESGRIRLLDDHEIPFDFDQDLVLHRRETLPYHANGMTIWAYDAEGAELLSKTYYSVGGGFVVDEDAVGADRIKLDDTALKYSFRTGDELLRLTKETGLSISALMLENERAWRTEDEIRSGLLDIWRVMQACVSRGMSREGILPGGLRVRRRAAMSARQLRAEGDPLARAMEWITLYAMAVNEENAAGGRVVTAPTNGAAGIIPAVLHYYINFVPGADEDGVVRFLLAAGAIGMLFKENASISGAEVGCQGEVGSACSMAAGALAEVLGGSPEQVENAAEIGMEHNLGLTCDPVGGLVQIPCIERNGMAAVKAVTAARMAMRGDGTHKVSLDKVIKTMKETGADMSVKYKETARGGLAVNIIEC; this is translated from the coding sequence GTGGCCATCTCGGTCTTCGACCTGTTCTCGATCGGCATCGGCCCGTCCAGCTCCCACACCGTCGGCCCTATGCGCGCCGCCCGGATGTTCGCCCGCCGACTGCGGAACGAGGAACTGCTCACCGGCGTGGCCTCGGTACGCGTCGAGCTGTACGGCTCCCTGGGAGCGACCGGCCACGGCCACGGCACCCCCAAGGCCGTACTCCTGGGCCTGGAGGGCGCCTCACCGCGCACGGTGGACGTCGAGTCCGCCGACGGCCGGGTGGAGTCGATCAAGGAGTCGGGCCGTATCCGTCTCCTCGACGACCACGAGATCCCCTTCGACTTCGACCAGGACCTGGTCCTGCACCGTCGCGAGACGCTGCCGTACCACGCCAACGGCATGACGATCTGGGCGTACGACGCCGAGGGCGCGGAGCTGTTGTCGAAGACGTACTACTCCGTCGGCGGCGGCTTCGTCGTCGATGAGGACGCGGTCGGCGCGGACCGCATCAAACTCGACGACACGGCCCTCAAGTACTCCTTCCGCACGGGCGACGAGCTGCTGCGCCTGACCAAGGAGACGGGCCTGTCGATCTCCGCGCTGATGCTGGAGAACGAGCGGGCCTGGCGCACAGAGGACGAGATCCGTTCCGGGCTCCTCGACATCTGGCGCGTCATGCAGGCCTGCGTCTCGCGCGGCATGTCCCGCGAGGGCATCCTGCCCGGCGGCCTGCGCGTGCGCCGCCGCGCGGCCATGTCGGCCCGCCAACTCCGCGCCGAGGGCGACCCGCTGGCCCGCGCCATGGAATGGATCACGCTCTACGCCATGGCGGTCAACGAGGAGAACGCCGCCGGCGGCCGCGTGGTGACAGCCCCGACGAACGGCGCGGCCGGCATCATCCCCGCGGTCCTGCACTACTACATCAACTTCGTCCCCGGCGCGGACGAGGACGGCGTCGTCCGCTTCCTGCTGGCCGCCGGCGCCATCGGCATGCTCTTCAAGGAGAACGCCTCCATCTCCGGCGCCGAGGTCGGCTGCCAGGGCGAGGTCGGCTCCGCCTGCTCCATGGCCGCGGGAGCACTGGCGGAGGTCCTGGGCGGCAGCCCCGAACAGGTCGAGAACGCCGCCGAGATCGGCATGGAACACAACCTCGGCCTCACCTGCGACCCCGTCGGCGGCCTCGTCCAGATCCCCTGCATCGAACGCAACGGCATGGCCGCCGTCAAGGCCGTCACCGCCGCCCGCATGGCGATGCGCGGCGACGGCACCCACAAGGTGTCCCTCGACAAGGTCATCAAGACGATGAAGGAAACCGGCGCGGACATGTCCGTCAAGTACAAGGAGACAGCCCGCGGCGGGCTCGCGGTGAACATCATCGAGTGCTGA